One region of Pseudoalteromonas galatheae genomic DNA includes:
- the aceE gene encoding pyruvate dehydrogenase (acetyl-transferring), homodimeric type, whose protein sequence is MSEVNKIDVDALETQEWLQALESVVKEEGVERAQFLLEQVLEQARLDGVDMPTGTTTNYVNTIPADQEPAYPGDVNLERRIRSIIRWNAIMIVLRASKKDLELGGHMASYQSSAAFYEMCFNHFFRAPNEKDGGDLVYYQGHISPGIYARAFVEGRLSAEQLDNFRQEVDGNGISSYPHPKLMPEFWQFPTVSMGLGPIASIYQARFLKYLDGRGLKDTSEQRVYAFLGDGEMDEPESRGAISFAAREKLDNLCYLINCNLQRLDGPVMGNGKIIQELEGLFKGAGWNVIKVVWGSGWDKLLAKDTTGKLLQLMNETVDGDYQTYKSKDGAFVREHFFGRYPETAALVADMTDEEIFALKRGGHEPSKLFAAFKAAQDTKGRPTVILAKTVKGYGMGAAAEGKNIAHQVKKMDMTHVAHLRSRLGLDDLVSDEQLQDLPYLTLEEGSKEHEYLHARRNALHGYTPKRLPNFTETLTLPELDAFKPLLEEQKRDISTTMAYVRALNILLKDKSIGKNIVPIIADEARTFGMEGLFRQIGIYNPHGQNYKPEDRDIVSYYKEATSGQVLQEGINELGAMSSWVAAATSYSTNDLPMIPFYIYYSMFGFQRVGDMAWMAGDQQARGFLLGATAGRTTLNGEGLQHEDGHSHIQAGTVPNCISYDPTFAFEVAVILQDGIRRMYGPEQENVFYYLTLMNENYHQPAMPEGAEEGIRKGIYKLESYTGDKAQVQLMGSGTILNEVRKAAQILSDDYGIGSDVFSVTSFNELARDGQDAERFNMLNPEAEQKVPYITSVLGDAPAIAATDYMKNYADQVRAFMPSASYKVLGTDGYGRSDSRENLRRHFEVNAGYVVVAALGELVKQGKIEKSAVTDAIKKFDIDTTKTNPLYA, encoded by the coding sequence ATGTCTGAAGTCAATAAAATTGACGTAGACGCGCTAGAAACCCAAGAATGGTTACAGGCGCTTGAGTCGGTCGTAAAAGAAGAAGGCGTAGAGCGCGCTCAGTTCTTGTTAGAGCAAGTATTAGAGCAAGCGCGTCTTGATGGCGTAGATATGCCAACAGGCACTACGACTAACTATGTCAACACTATCCCAGCAGATCAAGAACCTGCGTATCCAGGGGATGTGAACCTTGAGCGTCGTATTCGCTCTATCATCCGTTGGAATGCGATCATGATCGTACTTCGTGCGTCGAAGAAAGATCTTGAGCTGGGCGGGCATATGGCCTCTTACCAGTCGTCAGCTGCATTCTATGAAATGTGTTTCAACCACTTCTTCCGTGCACCAAACGAGAAGGACGGTGGTGACTTAGTATATTACCAAGGCCACATTTCTCCGGGTATTTATGCTCGTGCGTTTGTCGAAGGCCGCCTAAGCGCTGAACAGCTAGACAACTTCCGTCAGGAAGTAGACGGTAACGGTATTTCTTCATACCCACACCCTAAATTAATGCCTGAATTCTGGCAGTTCCCAACGGTTTCTATGGGTCTAGGTCCAATCGCGTCTATCTATCAAGCGCGCTTCCTTAAATACCTAGATGGCCGTGGACTAAAAGACACCTCTGAGCAACGCGTTTATGCCTTCCTTGGTGATGGTGAAATGGACGAGCCAGAATCACGTGGTGCAATTTCATTCGCTGCCCGTGAAAAGCTAGACAATCTATGCTATCTAATCAACTGTAACCTACAGCGTCTTGACGGCCCAGTAATGGGTAACGGTAAGATCATTCAGGAGCTAGAAGGCCTATTTAAAGGTGCTGGTTGGAACGTGATCAAAGTGGTTTGGGGTTCTGGTTGGGACAAACTACTGGCTAAAGACACCACAGGTAAATTACTACAACTGATGAACGAAACAGTTGATGGCGATTACCAAACTTACAAATCAAAAGATGGTGCGTTCGTACGCGAGCACTTCTTTGGTCGTTACCCAGAAACTGCAGCATTGGTTGCTGATATGACTGACGAAGAAATCTTTGCGTTGAAGCGCGGTGGTCACGAGCCGTCTAAACTATTCGCGGCGTTTAAAGCGGCGCAAGACACCAAAGGTCGTCCAACAGTTATCTTAGCTAAAACGGTAAAAGGTTACGGCATGGGTGCTGCGGCTGAAGGTAAGAACATTGCTCACCAAGTTAAGAAAATGGACATGACGCACGTAGCGCATCTACGTTCACGTCTAGGTCTAGATGACTTAGTGTCTGACGAGCAATTACAAGACCTACCATACTTAACGCTGGAAGAGGGCTCAAAAGAGCACGAGTATTTACATGCTCGCCGTAACGCCCTTCATGGTTACACGCCTAAGCGTTTGCCTAATTTCACAGAAACGTTAACGCTACCAGAGTTAGATGCATTCAAACCGCTTCTAGAAGAGCAAAAGCGTGATATTTCTACAACGATGGCATATGTTCGTGCATTAAACATCTTACTAAAAGATAAGAGCATCGGTAAAAATATCGTACCTATTATTGCTGACGAAGCACGTACTTTTGGTATGGAAGGTTTATTCCGTCAAATCGGTATTTATAACCCACATGGCCAAAACTACAAGCCTGAAGACCGCGATATTGTTTCTTACTACAAAGAAGCAACCTCTGGTCAGGTACTACAAGAAGGTATCAATGAGCTAGGTGCAATGTCATCATGGGTGGCTGCGGCAACCTCATACAGCACCAACGATTTACCAATGATCCCGTTCTATATCTACTACTCAATGTTTGGTTTCCAACGTGTAGGTGATATGGCGTGGATGGCGGGCGATCAACAAGCGCGCGGCTTCCTACTTGGTGCAACCGCTGGTCGTACAACGCTAAATGGTGAAGGTCTACAGCACGAAGACGGTCACTCGCACATTCAAGCAGGTACGGTGCCTAACTGTATTTCTTACGACCCAACGTTTGCATTTGAAGTAGCGGTTATTTTGCAAGATGGTATCCGTCGTATGTACGGTCCAGAGCAAGAGAACGTGTTCTACTACCTAACGCTCATGAACGAAAACTACCATCAACCTGCAATGCCAGAAGGCGCTGAAGAAGGTATTCGTAAGGGTATTTACAAGCTTGAAAGCTACACTGGCGACAAAGCACAGGTTCAGTTAATGGGCTCTGGTACTATCTTGAACGAAGTACGTAAAGCGGCGCAAATTCTAAGCGACGACTACGGTATCGGTTCTGATGTATTCTCTGTAACGTCATTCAACGAGCTTGCTCGTGACGGTCAAGATGCTGAGCGCTTTAACATGCTAAATCCAGAAGCAGAGCAAAAAGTACCTTATATCACGAGTGTGCTTGGTGATGCGCCAGCAATTGCAGCTACCGATTACATGAAAAACTATGCTGATCAAGTACGTGCATTTATGCCGAGCGCATCTTACAAAGTACTTGGCACAGATGGCTACGGTCGTTCAGACAGCCGTGAAAACCTACGTCGTCACTTTGAAGTGAACGCAGGTTACGTAGTAGTTGCTGCACTTGGTGAGCTAGTTAAGCAAGGCAAGATTGAAAAATCAGCTGTGACTGACGCTATCAAGAAATTTGATATCGACACCACCAAAACTAACCCACTTTACGCATAA
- a CDS encoding AhpA/YtjB family protein — protein sequence MKNLHVLEVLNSTRGRRLFRLCIAAACLIMVTWLAFNTSFESHRLLHNGADLTARSLTKQLAKNVALPLSRSDTPRLSALANHLAGDDFVLQVAIYDYQGRFVVGSDGNSSPTDYQQLPQTLPGLSKTKSIISEPVYTPTGQPLGFVNMVYLTEAAMSQSHSHFHELGRVVLLMLVITMVFTWQIGRALKRWEVKRKIRKKVKMLPAPDKSSNKLEQG from the coding sequence ATGAAAAATTTACATGTATTAGAAGTGTTAAACTCGACCAGAGGACGCAGATTATTTCGTTTATGTATTGCTGCGGCTTGCCTGATCATGGTGACATGGCTTGCGTTTAATACCAGTTTTGAATCTCATCGCTTGCTCCATAACGGTGCAGATCTTACTGCAAGAAGCCTCACCAAGCAGCTCGCAAAAAATGTGGCATTGCCTCTTTCTCGTAGTGATACGCCAAGGCTGAGCGCTCTGGCAAATCACCTCGCTGGCGATGACTTTGTACTTCAAGTTGCGATTTATGATTATCAAGGGCGCTTTGTTGTGGGGAGCGACGGAAATTCCTCACCCACAGATTATCAGCAGCTACCTCAAACCTTACCGGGACTCAGTAAAACCAAGAGTATTATTTCTGAACCCGTTTATACGCCCACCGGACAGCCTCTTGGGTTCGTCAATATGGTCTATTTAACAGAAGCTGCCATGTCACAAAGCCACTCGCATTTCCACGAACTTGGACGAGTCGTTTTGCTGATGCTAGTGATCACAATGGTGTTCACATGGCAAATAGGACGGGCATTAAAACGCTGGGAAGTAAAACGTAAAATTCGCAAGAAAGTAAAAATGCTACCAGCGCCAGACAAAAGTAGTAATAAATTAGAACAAGGCTAA
- a CDS encoding DUF1570 domain-containing protein, giving the protein MVWRIFVLLFIITLILFALYFIYPSAAANSMRSIKPLLTEFGIQLDTHTEKHLSQPDITPHLTVASPKATRQQLSEVPDKTFYSLNGHSDIVNMFSGISTPTCGALKREVFSLQTQFNDIENFKLNLTGEPVSPYVEYQAQQALNVVYMMFKHFFNQLAHKKALSPIQLNMHITANDTDYNELILSRDAEPAGTLGMYFLFQNQGFINGSRTEEETLRTLIHESVHALVFYYFGVTPRWVTEGLAEYFEHLRITDTGQFSIYLSDEDWLTKEGILKSRFAKLDINTLFNSENQWQTMQSTTLYANSYLFTGFMVEHNSNAFFEYLRQESSNPCNIVPAQNIEQLFRNFNENVESQFEGWRSTPRQIQNGAWQ; this is encoded by the coding sequence TTGGTTTGGCGGATCTTTGTCCTACTATTTATCATCACACTGATATTGTTTGCACTTTATTTTATCTATCCAAGTGCAGCAGCAAACTCGATGAGGTCTATCAAACCTTTATTGACGGAATTTGGCATACAGCTAGACACCCATACCGAAAAACATTTAAGTCAGCCAGACATCACTCCTCACCTAACGGTTGCATCACCAAAAGCAACAAGACAACAGCTATCTGAAGTACCAGACAAAACCTTTTATAGCCTAAACGGACACAGTGATATTGTTAATATGTTCAGTGGTATCTCAACACCTACCTGCGGAGCACTAAAGCGCGAGGTATTTTCCTTGCAAACACAATTCAACGACATTGAGAATTTTAAACTTAATCTAACGGGTGAACCCGTGAGCCCTTATGTTGAGTATCAGGCGCAGCAAGCTCTCAACGTGGTGTATATGATGTTTAAGCACTTTTTTAACCAATTAGCGCATAAAAAAGCCTTATCTCCCATACAATTGAACATGCATATTACCGCCAATGATACTGACTACAATGAGTTAATTCTCTCTCGCGATGCAGAGCCAGCCGGTACTTTAGGCATGTACTTCTTGTTTCAAAATCAGGGCTTTATTAATGGCAGTCGCACTGAGGAAGAAACGCTAAGAACACTTATCCATGAGTCCGTGCATGCCCTAGTTTTTTACTATTTCGGCGTAACCCCTCGCTGGGTAACAGAAGGCTTAGCCGAGTATTTTGAGCACCTAAGAATTACCGATACGGGTCAATTTTCGATTTACCTCTCTGATGAAGACTGGTTGACAAAAGAAGGGATTTTGAAATCCCGCTTTGCCAAGCTTGATATTAACACCCTATTCAATAGCGAAAATCAGTGGCAAACCATGCAAAGTACCACCTTATATGCCAATAGTTACCTGTTTACGGGATTTATGGTCGAGCACAACAGCAACGCTTTTTTCGAGTATTTACGACAAGAAAGCAGCAATCCGTGCAATATTGTACCTGCACAAAACATCGAACAGCTCTTTCGTAACTTTAATGAAAACGTCGAGTCACAATTTGAGGGATGGCGCAGCACGCCTCGCCAAATTCAAAACGGCGCATGGCAATAA
- the serB gene encoding phosphoserine phosphatase SerB has translation MSSIIQFANSELNTPIQEYMALARWYSYQGNTSLTQVNQLPETTTQSICFFGPNIELQHLVEVAKFLRTFAIEQAYFTAYQPHEQLPVALGIRFNASQLPSKAEVRNFAKSINTQGAVITQAPTLEEPGLLVMDMDSTAIQIECIDEIARLADRYDEVASVTAQAMAGALSFSESLHRRVASLSGVPLSQIQSLKENLPLMLGIELLCQALKQHHWHLAIASGGFTWFAESLIEPLQLDAVFANTLEVENEQLTGKVQGDIVDADKKAEVLGQLATQYAIPMTQTVAIGDGANDLVMMAKAQLGVAIHGKPKVVENADAAVCEGSLLQLLYLLSVPK, from the coding sequence ATGTCGTCAATCATTCAATTCGCTAATAGTGAACTAAACACACCAATTCAGGAATACATGGCGCTAGCGCGCTGGTATAGCTACCAAGGTAACACAAGCCTCACTCAAGTAAATCAACTACCTGAGACGACGACTCAATCAATATGCTTTTTTGGCCCAAATATAGAATTACAACACCTTGTAGAAGTTGCTAAATTTCTTCGAACATTTGCTATCGAGCAGGCTTATTTTACGGCATATCAACCTCATGAACAGCTCCCCGTTGCTTTAGGTATTCGCTTTAATGCATCGCAATTGCCGAGTAAGGCTGAGGTAAGAAATTTTGCCAAAAGCATTAATACGCAAGGTGCGGTGATAACACAAGCACCTACTCTAGAAGAGCCGGGGCTACTTGTGATGGACATGGACTCCACCGCAATTCAAATTGAATGTATTGACGAAATTGCTCGATTGGCCGACCGATATGACGAAGTGGCTTCTGTCACCGCACAGGCGATGGCGGGTGCACTCTCTTTTTCTGAAAGCCTACATCGCCGCGTTGCGTCACTCTCTGGCGTACCGTTATCACAAATTCAATCATTAAAAGAAAACTTACCGCTAATGCTCGGCATAGAACTGTTGTGTCAGGCGCTCAAGCAGCATCACTGGCACCTTGCCATCGCTTCGGGTGGCTTTACATGGTTTGCAGAATCATTGATTGAGCCACTCCAACTAGACGCTGTATTTGCTAATACTCTAGAGGTGGAAAATGAGCAGCTTACCGGCAAAGTGCAAGGTGATATCGTAGATGCCGACAAAAAGGCGGAAGTGCTAGGTCAACTTGCAACCCAGTATGCGATCCCAATGACTCAAACTGTTGCCATAGGTGATGGCGCAAATGACTTAGTAATGATGGCAAAAGCCCAACTAGGTGTGGCGATCCATGGTAAGCCAAAAGTGGTAGAAAATGCCGACGCGGCGGTTTGTGAAGGGTCTTTGCTACAACTGTTATATTTGCTAAGTGTGCCGAAATAA
- the aceF gene encoding pyruvate dehydrogenase complex dihydrolipoyllysine-residue acetyltransferase: MAIEIHVPDIGADEVEVTEILVSVGDTVAEEQSLITVEGDKASMEVPASVAGTVKEIKIAEGDKVSTGSLIMVFEAAGEETAAEQPAEEAKPEASTSGQTEVKEVHVPDIGGDEVEVTEILVAAGDVVEEEQSLITVEGDKASMEVPAPFAGTIKEVKINAGDKVSTGSLIFTFEVAGSGDAPAASEAQAPAQEQAPAASAEKEVHVPDIGGDEVEVTEIMVAVGDSVEEEQSLITVEGDKASMEVPAPFAGTIKAIKVNAGDKVSTGSLIFVFEVKGAAPAPQAAAKAEEKPAQSAAPAAKSEAPKASAQKDDFVANDQYAHASPVVRRLAREFGVNLARVKGTGRKNRVLKEDVQNYVKELVKQVESGQVAKGGNTGGGELGLIPWPKVDFSKFGEVEEKKLSRINKLSGANLHRNWVQIPHVTQFDEADITELEAFRKEQNVLAEKKKMGVKITPLVFVMKAAAKALEDFPTFNSSLSEDGESLILKKYVHIGIAVDTPNGLVVPVVRDVNKKGIIELSRELMEISKKARDGKLTSSDMQGGCFTISSLGGIGGTAFTPIVNAPEVAILGVSKSDFKPKWNGKEFEPRLMVPLSCSYDHRVIDGALAARFTVTLANYLSDIRQLVM; this comes from the coding sequence ATGGCAATCGAAATTCATGTTCCAGATATTGGTGCCGATGAGGTTGAAGTAACCGAGATCCTAGTAAGCGTAGGTGACACGGTTGCAGAAGAGCAATCGCTTATCACGGTTGAAGGCGACAAAGCATCAATGGAAGTACCTGCCTCTGTGGCAGGTACGGTGAAAGAAATCAAAATAGCCGAAGGCGATAAAGTCTCGACAGGTTCTTTGATTATGGTTTTTGAAGCAGCAGGTGAAGAAACAGCTGCAGAACAGCCAGCGGAAGAAGCCAAGCCAGAAGCCAGCACTTCAGGTCAAACAGAAGTAAAAGAAGTTCATGTACCAGATATTGGTGGCGATGAAGTTGAAGTCACAGAAATCTTAGTGGCAGCTGGTGATGTTGTTGAAGAAGAGCAATCACTTATCACGGTTGAAGGCGACAAGGCTTCAATGGAAGTACCTGCACCTTTCGCTGGTACTATCAAAGAGGTGAAAATCAACGCGGGTGACAAAGTGTCAACGGGTTCATTGATCTTCACTTTTGAAGTTGCAGGTAGCGGTGATGCGCCAGCAGCTTCTGAAGCGCAAGCACCAGCACAGGAACAAGCGCCAGCAGCATCAGCTGAAAAAGAAGTACACGTACCAGATATCGGTGGTGACGAAGTTGAAGTCACTGAAATCATGGTTGCTGTAGGCGATAGCGTTGAAGAAGAGCAATCGCTTATTACGGTTGAAGGCGACAAAGCCTCAATGGAAGTGCCAGCACCGTTCGCAGGTACGATTAAAGCCATCAAAGTTAATGCTGGCGATAAAGTATCAACGGGTTCTTTAATCTTCGTATTCGAAGTGAAAGGCGCGGCACCTGCACCTCAGGCAGCAGCTAAAGCTGAAGAAAAGCCAGCGCAATCAGCGGCTCCAGCGGCGAAATCTGAAGCACCAAAAGCTTCTGCACAAAAAGATGATTTTGTGGCCAATGATCAATATGCCCACGCATCACCTGTGGTACGTCGTCTAGCGCGTGAGTTTGGGGTTAACCTAGCTCGCGTTAAAGGTACAGGTCGTAAGAACCGTGTACTAAAAGAAGACGTACAAAACTACGTGAAAGAGCTGGTTAAGCAAGTTGAGTCTGGTCAAGTCGCAAAAGGCGGCAACACCGGTGGCGGTGAACTTGGTCTTATTCCTTGGCCAAAAGTAGACTTCAGCAAGTTTGGTGAAGTTGAAGAGAAGAAGCTTTCTCGCATCAATAAGCTATCAGGTGCAAACCTTCACCGTAACTGGGTACAAATCCCACATGTTACACAGTTTGACGAAGCCGATATCACTGAGCTTGAAGCGTTCCGTAAAGAACAGAATGTGCTTGCTGAGAAGAAGAAAATGGGTGTGAAGATCACGCCATTAGTATTCGTGATGAAAGCCGCTGCAAAAGCACTTGAAGACTTCCCAACGTTTAACTCTTCACTATCTGAAGATGGTGAGAGCTTAATTCTGAAGAAGTATGTTCATATCGGTATCGCAGTTGATACACCAAACGGTCTTGTAGTTCCTGTTGTTCGCGACGTGAATAAAAAAGGCATCATTGAGTTATCACGCGAGTTGATGGAAATCTCTAAGAAAGCACGTGATGGTAAGCTGACATCTTCTGACATGCAGGGTGGCTGTTTCACTATCTCAAGCCTTGGCGGGATCGGCGGTACGGCGTTTACGCCAATCGTTAATGCTCCTGAAGTGGCGATTCTTGGTGTGTCTAAGTCAGACTTCAAACCGAAATGGAATGGTAAAGAGTTTGAGCCGCGCCTAATGGTGCCGCTAAGCTGTTCATACGACCATCGTGTCATTGACGGCGCACTAGCAGCTCGCTTTACTGTGACACTTGCAAACTACCTAAGCGATATTCGCCAGTTAGTAATGTAA
- the pdhR gene encoding pyruvate dehydrogenase complex transcriptional repressor PdhR produces MSLKIKAAKLSDVILEQLENMILEGSLLPGEKLPPERELAKQFEVSRPSLREAIQKLEAKGLVTRRQGGGTYVKNQLEEGLTDPLFDLISKHPESQFDLLEFRHALEGIAAYYAALRGTENDFAKVQQSFDNIAQIGDDLMQKARAINAFHFAVAEASHNVVLLHLVKGMQSLLEQNVLQNLTVLVQKSDVSEQLGEHRKLLLDAVINGNPEQARLASNAHLAFIEEALLEAGKERSRIERSLRRTKQQ; encoded by the coding sequence ATGTCTTTAAAGATTAAAGCAGCAAAACTATCGGACGTAATACTAGAACAGCTTGAGAATATGATCCTCGAGGGCTCGTTATTACCGGGTGAAAAGTTGCCGCCTGAGCGTGAGCTAGCTAAGCAATTTGAAGTGTCGCGTCCATCACTACGTGAGGCTATCCAGAAATTGGAAGCAAAGGGGCTTGTAACCCGTCGTCAAGGTGGTGGTACGTATGTTAAGAATCAGCTCGAAGAGGGGCTAACTGATCCATTATTCGACTTGATCAGTAAACACCCTGAATCTCAGTTCGATTTACTTGAGTTCCGTCATGCACTAGAGGGCATTGCAGCCTACTATGCGGCGCTCAGGGGCACAGAGAATGACTTTGCAAAGGTACAACAAAGCTTTGACAACATAGCACAGATAGGTGATGACCTGATGCAAAAGGCAAGGGCAATTAATGCTTTTCACTTTGCCGTTGCAGAAGCGTCGCACAATGTCGTCCTGCTTCATCTTGTAAAAGGGATGCAGTCATTGCTTGAGCAAAACGTGCTGCAAAACTTAACCGTCTTGGTGCAAAAATCAGACGTGAGTGAGCAGCTCGGTGAGCACAGAAAGTTGTTATTAGATGCGGTGATCAATGGTAATCCTGAACAAGCAAGACTTGCTAGTAACGCCCACTTAGCCTTTATCGAAGAAGCGTTATTAGAAGCCGGTAAAGAGCGTTCGCGAATAGAGCGCTCACTGCGTAGAACAAAACAGCAGTAA
- a CDS encoding substrate-binding periplasmic protein, whose amino-acid sequence MKVVWPLVLLCCASTSALEAQVNITTGQWPPYLDQTKQDQGCVAVVIRDVFALSDIKVRFLFMPWERAYQEGMKAAYIGSAYWYYSEQRSKDYIYTQYPLTEETARFYHHRDLAFTYTSYADLKPFRLLLNQGLTYPPSMLEAIETLEIKTSYATYTSKNVALILRNRADIMVMDEKSAKSYQQELPAQEAQLLVAQAVPAFIQKGYLLINKHHSEYVELYNEGLKKLWGDEDYVAQYRARCSRVFTD is encoded by the coding sequence ATGAAAGTGGTTTGGCCGTTAGTTTTGCTGTGTTGTGCGAGTACGAGCGCACTCGAGGCTCAGGTGAATATTACGACGGGGCAATGGCCGCCGTACTTAGATCAAACAAAACAAGATCAAGGTTGTGTGGCTGTGGTGATCAGAGATGTCTTTGCGCTCTCTGATATTAAAGTTCGGTTTTTATTTATGCCTTGGGAGCGTGCTTATCAAGAAGGTATGAAGGCGGCTTACATTGGTAGCGCCTATTGGTATTATAGTGAGCAAAGGAGCAAAGACTATATTTATACACAATATCCACTTACCGAAGAAACAGCACGTTTTTATCATCATCGAGATCTAGCATTTACCTATACGAGTTACGCAGATCTTAAGCCATTTAGGTTGTTGCTCAATCAAGGATTAACTTATCCGCCCTCTATGCTAGAGGCGATAGAGACGCTTGAAATCAAAACCTCATACGCCACGTATACCAGTAAAAATGTGGCACTGATCCTACGAAACCGTGCAGATATAATGGTTATGGATGAAAAGTCGGCGAAATCCTATCAGCAGGAGCTGCCAGCTCAAGAAGCCCAGTTATTAGTGGCGCAAGCGGTCCCGGCTTTTATTCAAAAAGGCTATTTGCTTATTAATAAGCATCACAGTGAATATGTCGAACTGTATAATGAAGGGCTTAAAAAGCTGTGGGGGGATGAAGACTATGTTGCTCAATATCGTGCTCGCTGCTCTCGTGTGTTTACCGATTGA
- the lpdA gene encoding dihydrolipoyl dehydrogenase, whose translation MSNEIKTQVVVLGGGPGGYSAAFRAADLGLDVTLIESRDTLGGVCLNVGCIPSKALLHVAKVIDDAAEMASHGVSFGAPQIDLDKIRSWKESVIGQLTGGLSGMAKMRKVTVVNGYGKFTGSNTIAVEGADGAKTVTFDNAIIAAGSQPVSLPFIPEDDRIIDSTGALELKDVPEKLLVLGGGIIGLEMGTVYRSLGSAIDVVEFADQLVPAADKDVIKIYQKYVKDKFNVMLSTKVVAVEAKEDGIYVSFEGKQAPEGQVRYDKVLVAVGRTPNGKLIDADKAGVNVDERGFISTDKQMKTNVDHIFAIGDIVGQPMLAHKAVHEGHVAAEVISGKKHYFDPKCIPSIAYTDPEIAWVGVTEKEAKEQGLSIETAVFPWAASGRAIASARTEGSTKLIFDKESGRVIGGAMVGINAGEMLGEIGLAVEMGADGEDLALTIHAHPTLNESIGLAAEIFEGSITDLPNKKAVKKK comes from the coding sequence ATGAGCAACGAAATCAAAACTCAAGTTGTTGTACTAGGCGGTGGTCCTGGTGGTTACTCTGCGGCATTCCGTGCAGCAGACTTAGGTTTAGACGTTACACTAATCGAATCTCGCGACACGCTAGGTGGTGTGTGCTTGAACGTTGGTTGTATCCCTTCAAAAGCCCTTCTTCACGTTGCAAAAGTAATCGACGATGCAGCTGAAATGGCTTCTCACGGTGTTTCTTTCGGTGCTCCACAAATCGACCTAGACAAAATCCGTTCATGGAAAGAGTCTGTAATTGGTCAGCTAACTGGCGGCCTTAGCGGTATGGCTAAGATGCGTAAAGTTACTGTAGTTAACGGCTACGGTAAGTTCACAGGTTCTAACACCATTGCGGTTGAAGGTGCTGACGGCGCGAAGACGGTAACTTTCGATAATGCAATCATTGCAGCAGGTTCTCAGCCTGTAAGCTTACCTTTCATTCCTGAAGATGATCGTATCATTGATTCGACTGGTGCACTTGAGCTTAAAGACGTGCCTGAAAAGCTACTTGTACTAGGTGGTGGTATCATTGGTCTTGAAATGGGTACTGTTTACCGTTCACTAGGTTCAGCAATTGACGTAGTTGAGTTTGCTGATCAATTAGTACCTGCGGCTGACAAAGACGTTATCAAGATTTACCAAAAGTACGTTAAAGACAAGTTTAACGTGATGCTTTCTACTAAAGTGGTTGCTGTTGAAGCGAAAGAAGACGGTATCTACGTATCTTTCGAAGGCAAGCAAGCACCAGAAGGCCAAGTTCGTTATGACAAAGTACTAGTTGCTGTTGGTCGTACACCAAATGGTAAGCTAATCGACGCTGACAAAGCGGGCGTAAATGTTGATGAGCGTGGCTTTATCAGCACTGACAAGCAAATGAAAACCAACGTTGATCACATCTTCGCTATCGGTGACATCGTAGGTCAACCTATGCTTGCACACAAAGCGGTTCACGAAGGTCACGTTGCTGCTGAAGTTATCTCTGGTAAGAAGCACTACTTCGATCCTAAATGTATTCCTTCAATTGCATACACAGATCCAGAAATTGCTTGGGTTGGTGTGACTGAGAAAGAAGCAAAAGAGCAAGGTCTAAGCATTGAAACTGCGGTATTCCCGTGGGCGGCTTCTGGTCGCGCGATTGCTTCTGCACGTACTGAAGGTTCAACTAAGCTTATCTTTGATAAAGAGTCAGGTCGTGTGATCGGTGGTGCTATGGTTGGTATCAACGCTGGTGAAATGCTTGGTGAAATCGGCCTAGCAGTAGAGATGGGTGCTGATGGTGAAGACCTAGCGCTTACTATCCACGCTCACCCAACGCTGAACGAGTCAATTGGTCTAGCTGCTGAAATCTTCGAAGGTTCAATTACTGACCTTCCAAACAAAAAAGCCGTGAAGAAAAAGTAA